A region of Streptomyces sp. WMMC500 DNA encodes the following proteins:
- the sucC gene encoding ADP-forming succinate--CoA ligase subunit beta: MDLFEYQARELFRRHGVPVPDAAVASDPAGARAAARVLGGGTVVKAQVKTGGRGKAGGVRRAADPAAAEAAAGDILGMDLKGHRVRRVMVARTVDVASEFYVAYLLDRASGTFLAMASAEGGMDVEEVAASRPEALARIPVDPGEGVTEAVARRIATAGGLPAAAMPVLVALWEVCTAEDALLVEVNPLVTTADGAVLALDGKVTLDDNARFRHPEHVAYDVPDEAGSLEATARAKGLNYVKLDGRVGIVGNGAGLVMSTLDVVAANGAAPANFLDIGGGASADVMADGLGVILADPDVRSVFVNVFGGITACDAVADGIVRALERIELTRPLVVRLDGNSAELGRRILADARHPLLTQLDTMDGAAARAAAVPARS, encoded by the coding sequence ATGGATCTGTTCGAGTACCAGGCGCGGGAGTTGTTCCGCAGGCACGGCGTCCCCGTGCCCGACGCGGCGGTGGCCTCGGACCCGGCGGGGGCCCGGGCGGCGGCCCGGGTGCTGGGGGGCGGGACGGTGGTCAAGGCCCAGGTGAAGACGGGTGGCCGGGGCAAGGCGGGCGGGGTGCGGCGCGCGGCGGACCCGGCGGCGGCCGAGGCCGCGGCAGGGGACATCCTCGGCATGGACCTCAAGGGCCACCGGGTGCGCAGGGTGATGGTCGCGCGGACCGTGGACGTCGCCTCGGAGTTCTACGTCGCGTACCTGCTGGACCGCGCCTCGGGAACCTTCCTGGCGATGGCCTCGGCCGAGGGCGGCATGGACGTCGAGGAGGTCGCGGCGTCCCGGCCCGAGGCGCTGGCGCGGATCCCGGTGGACCCCGGGGAGGGCGTCACCGAGGCGGTCGCGCGGCGGATCGCGACCGCCGGCGGACTGCCCGCGGCGGCGATGCCCGTGCTGGTGGCGCTCTGGGAGGTGTGCACGGCCGAGGACGCGCTGCTGGTCGAGGTCAACCCGCTGGTCACCACCGCCGACGGCGCCGTCCTGGCGCTCGACGGCAAGGTGACGCTGGACGACAACGCGCGCTTCCGGCACCCGGAGCACGTGGCGTACGACGTGCCGGACGAGGCCGGTTCGCTGGAGGCGACGGCACGCGCGAAGGGGCTCAACTACGTCAAGCTCGACGGCCGGGTGGGGATCGTCGGCAACGGCGCCGGGCTGGTCATGTCGACCCTCGACGTGGTCGCCGCGAACGGCGCCGCACCCGCGAACTTCCTCGACATCGGCGGCGGCGCCTCCGCGGACGTCATGGCCGACGGCCTCGGCGTGATCCTCGCCGACCCGGACGTGCGGTCCGTCTTCGTCAACGTCTTCGGCGGCATCACCGCCTGCGACGCGGTCGCCGACGGCATCGTGCGCGCGCTGGAGCGGATCGAGCTGACCCGGCCGCTCGTGGTCCGCCTCGACGGCAACAGCGCCGAGCTCGGCCGGCGGATCCTCGCCGACGCCCGGCACCCCCTGCTCACCCAACTGGACACCATGGACGGCGCCGCCGCGCGGGCGGCGGCCGTACCGGCAAGGAGCTGA
- the frc gene encoding formyl-CoA transferase — protein MTKALEGVRVLDMTHVQSGPSATQLLAWLGADVIKLEAPSGDITRKQLRDLPDVDSLYFTMLNGNKRSITLNTKTPRGKELLTELLRRSDVLVENFGPGAVDRMGFTWERIQEINPRLVYASIKGFGEGPYTAFKAYEVVAQAMGGSMATTGFEEGPPLATGAQIGDSGTGVHTVAGILAALYQRTRTGRGQRVNVAMQHAVLNLCRVKLRDQQRLAHGPLAEYPNEDFGDEVPRSGNASGGGQPGWAVRCAPGGPNDYVYVIVQPVGWRPLTELIGRPELAEDPEWATPEARLPKLGKMFQLIEEWSSTLPKWEVLEKLNGHNIPCGPILSTKEIIEDASLRDNGIVVEVEHPERGTYVTVGSPLRLSDSPAAVGRSPLLGEHNHDIYGSELGLTAEDVAGLKTDGVI, from the coding sequence ATGACGAAGGCTCTGGAGGGCGTCCGCGTCCTCGACATGACCCACGTCCAGTCCGGGCCCTCCGCCACCCAGTTGCTCGCCTGGCTCGGTGCCGACGTGATCAAGCTGGAGGCGCCCTCCGGCGACATCACCCGCAAGCAACTGCGCGACCTCCCGGACGTCGACAGCCTCTACTTCACGATGCTGAACGGCAACAAGCGCAGCATCACCCTCAACACCAAGACCCCGCGCGGCAAGGAGCTGCTGACCGAGCTGCTGCGCCGCAGCGACGTGCTGGTGGAGAACTTCGGCCCCGGCGCCGTCGACCGCATGGGCTTCACCTGGGAGCGGATCCAGGAGATCAACCCGCGCCTCGTCTACGCCTCGATCAAGGGCTTCGGCGAGGGCCCGTACACCGCCTTCAAGGCGTACGAGGTCGTCGCCCAGGCCATGGGCGGCTCCATGGCCACCACCGGTTTCGAGGAGGGCCCGCCGCTGGCCACCGGCGCGCAGATCGGCGACTCCGGGACCGGCGTGCACACCGTCGCCGGCATCCTCGCCGCGCTCTACCAGCGCACCCGCACCGGCCGCGGCCAGCGCGTCAACGTCGCCATGCAGCACGCCGTGCTCAACCTCTGCCGCGTCAAGCTCCGCGACCAGCAGCGCCTGGCGCACGGCCCGCTCGCCGAGTACCCCAACGAGGACTTCGGCGACGAGGTCCCGCGCTCCGGAAACGCCTCCGGCGGCGGCCAGCCGGGCTGGGCGGTCCGCTGCGCGCCCGGCGGGCCGAACGACTACGTGTACGTCATCGTGCAGCCGGTCGGCTGGCGGCCGCTCACCGAGCTGATCGGCCGCCCGGAACTGGCCGAGGACCCCGAGTGGGCCACCCCCGAGGCGCGGCTGCCGAAGCTCGGCAAGATGTTCCAGCTCATCGAGGAGTGGTCGAGCACCCTGCCCAAGTGGGAGGTGCTGGAGAAGCTCAACGGGCACAACATCCCCTGCGGCCCCATCCTCTCCACCAAGGAGATCATCGAGGACGCCAGCCTGCGGGACAACGGGATCGTCGTCGAGGTCGAGCACCCCGAACGCGGCACGTACGTCACCGTCGGCAGCCCGCTCCGGCTCTCCGACTCACCCGCGGCCGTCGGCCGCTCCCCGCTCCTCGGCGAGCACAACCACGACATCTACGGCAGCGAACTGGGCCTGACCGCGGAGGACGTGGCCGGCCTCAAGACGGACGGAGTGATCTGA
- a CDS encoding thiamine pyrophosphate-binding protein — protein sequence MSDGTSGNPGTPGDPDVISGGHLVAKALKSEGVEVIYTLCGGHIIDIYDGCVDEGIEVVDVRHEQVAAHAADGYARLTGKPGCAVVTAGPGTTDAVTGVANALRAESPMVLIGGQGALTQHKMGSLQDLPHVDMMAPITKFAATVPHTARVADMVSMAFRECYHGAPGPSFLEIPRDVLDAKVPVDKARIPQAGHYRASTRSAGDPEAIEKLADLLAHAEKPAVLLGSQVWTTRGTAAAVDFVRALNVPAYMNGAGRGTLPPGDPHHFQLSRRYAFTEADLIVIVGTPFDFRMGYGRRLSPSATVVQIDLDYRTVGKNRDIDLGIVGDAGLVLAAAAQAASGRLNGGAARRKEWLEELRAVEEKAREKRLPQLTSDASPIHPYRLVSEINDFLTEDSIYIGDGGDIVTFSGQVVQPRSPGHWMDPGPLGTLGVGVPFVLAAKQARPDKEVVTLFGDGAFSLTGWDFETLVRYDLPFVGIVGNNSSMNQIRYGQAAKYGVERERVGNTLGDVPYDEFARMLGGHGEEVRDPADIGPALRRARESGKPSLINVWVDPDAYAPGTMNQTMYK from the coding sequence ATGTCCGACGGCACATCCGGCAACCCCGGCACCCCCGGAGACCCCGACGTCATCTCCGGCGGCCACCTGGTCGCCAAGGCCCTCAAGTCAGAGGGCGTCGAGGTGATCTACACGCTCTGCGGCGGCCACATCATCGACATCTACGACGGCTGCGTCGACGAGGGCATCGAGGTCGTCGACGTACGGCACGAACAGGTGGCCGCGCACGCCGCCGACGGATACGCGCGGCTCACCGGCAAGCCGGGCTGCGCGGTCGTCACCGCGGGCCCCGGCACCACCGACGCGGTCACCGGCGTGGCCAACGCCCTGCGCGCCGAGAGCCCGATGGTGCTCATCGGCGGCCAAGGCGCCCTGACCCAGCACAAGATGGGGTCGCTGCAGGACCTCCCGCACGTCGACATGATGGCGCCGATCACCAAGTTCGCCGCCACCGTGCCGCATACCGCGCGCGTCGCGGACATGGTCTCCATGGCCTTCCGCGAGTGCTACCACGGCGCCCCCGGGCCCTCCTTCCTGGAGATCCCGCGCGACGTGCTCGACGCCAAGGTCCCCGTGGACAAGGCCCGCATCCCGCAGGCCGGCCACTACCGCGCCTCCACCCGCAGCGCCGGCGACCCCGAGGCGATCGAGAAGCTCGCCGACCTCCTCGCGCACGCCGAGAAGCCGGCCGTGCTGCTCGGCAGCCAGGTCTGGACGACCCGCGGCACCGCCGCCGCCGTGGACTTCGTCCGCGCCCTCAACGTGCCCGCGTACATGAACGGCGCGGGCCGCGGCACCCTGCCGCCCGGCGACCCGCACCACTTCCAGCTCTCCCGCAGGTACGCCTTCACCGAGGCCGACCTCATCGTCATCGTCGGCACGCCCTTCGACTTCCGGATGGGCTACGGCAGGCGGCTCTCGCCGAGCGCGACCGTCGTGCAGATCGACCTCGACTACCGCACCGTCGGCAAGAACCGCGACATCGACCTCGGCATCGTCGGTGACGCGGGCCTCGTCCTCGCCGCCGCCGCGCAGGCCGCGTCCGGCCGCCTCAACGGCGGCGCCGCCAGGCGCAAGGAGTGGCTGGAGGAGCTGCGCGCGGTGGAGGAGAAGGCGCGCGAGAAGCGGCTGCCGCAGCTCACCTCCGACGCCTCGCCCATCCACCCGTACCGGCTGGTCAGCGAGATCAACGACTTCCTCACCGAGGACTCCATCTACATCGGCGACGGCGGCGACATCGTCACCTTCTCCGGCCAGGTCGTCCAGCCGCGCAGCCCCGGCCACTGGATGGACCCGGGCCCGCTCGGCACCCTCGGCGTCGGCGTCCCGTTCGTGCTCGCCGCCAAGCAGGCCAGGCCCGACAAGGAGGTCGTCACCCTCTTCGGCGACGGCGCCTTCTCGCTCACCGGCTGGGACTTCGAGACCCTCGTCCGCTACGACCTGCCGTTCGTCGGCATCGTCGGCAACAACTCCTCGATGAACCAGATCCGCTACGGCCAGGCCGCCAAGTACGGCGTCGAGCGCGAGCGCGTCGGCAACACCCTCGGCGACGTCCCCTACGACGAGTTCGCGCGCATGCTCGGCGGCCACGGCGAAGAGGTCCGCGACCCCGCCGACATCGGCCCCGCGCTGCGCCGCGCCCGCGAGTCCGGCAAGCCGTCGCTGATCAACGTCTGGGTCGACCCGGACGCGTACGCCCCCGGAACCATGAACCAGACCATGTACAAGTGA
- a CDS encoding carbonic anhydrase — translation MTGADELLARRGAAALRPLDPDAKTPASRVAVVACMDARLGVESMFALRPGDAHVIRNAGGCVTPDALDSLRLSQLRGGTREIVLVHHEDCAALDDPAADLVRCLDVLAETPRLPHKDVVRGFLYTRGGELREIRPRRAETPS, via the coding sequence ATGACCGGCGCCGACGAACTGCTCGCCCGACGGGGCGCGGCGGCTCTCCGCCCGCTCGATCCGGACGCCAAGACGCCGGCCAGCCGCGTCGCCGTCGTCGCCTGCATGGACGCCCGGCTGGGCGTGGAGAGCATGTTCGCGCTGCGGCCGGGCGACGCCCACGTCATCCGCAACGCGGGCGGCTGCGTCACCCCCGACGCGCTCGACTCGCTGCGGCTGAGCCAACTGCGCGGCGGCACGCGCGAGATCGTGCTCGTGCACCACGAGGACTGTGCGGCCCTCGACGACCCGGCGGCCGACCTCGTGCGCTGCCTCGACGTGCTCGCGGAGACTCCAAGGCTGCCCCACAAGGACGTGGTGCGCGGCTTCCTCTACACGCGCGGCGGCGAGCTGCGCGAGATCCGCCCCCGACGAGCGGAGACCCCCTCGTGA
- the sucD gene encoding succinate--CoA ligase subunit alpha yields the protein MAVFLTAASRVVVQGMTGAEGKKHTRRMLASGTAVVGGVNPRKAGTSVAFDGRDVPVHGTVKEAVAATGADVSVVFVPPPYVGDAVDEAIDAGVGLVVVITEGVPVHDTVAFRARAEAAGVRLVGPNCPGLISPGLSNAGIIPADITGPGRIGLVSKSGTLTYQLMYELRDIGFSTCVGIGGDPVIGTTHIDALEAFEADPDTELVVLIGEIGGDAEERAADYVRAHVTKPVVGYVAGFTAPEGKTMGHAGAIVSGSSGTAQAKKEALEAAGVRVGTTPSETARLAREVLG from the coding sequence ATGGCAGTCTTCCTCACCGCGGCGAGCAGGGTCGTCGTCCAGGGCATGACCGGCGCCGAGGGCAAGAAGCACACCCGGCGGATGCTGGCCTCCGGCACCGCCGTCGTCGGCGGCGTCAACCCGCGCAAGGCGGGCACGAGCGTGGCGTTCGACGGCCGGGACGTGCCGGTCCACGGCACCGTCAAGGAGGCCGTCGCCGCCACCGGCGCCGACGTGTCCGTCGTCTTCGTGCCGCCGCCGTACGTCGGCGACGCCGTCGACGAGGCGATCGACGCCGGGGTCGGGCTCGTCGTCGTCATCACCGAGGGCGTCCCCGTCCACGACACCGTCGCCTTCCGCGCCCGCGCGGAGGCCGCCGGGGTACGCCTCGTCGGCCCCAACTGCCCGGGGCTCATCTCCCCCGGCCTGTCCAACGCGGGCATCATCCCCGCCGACATCACCGGCCCCGGCCGCATCGGCCTGGTGTCGAAGTCCGGCACGCTGACGTACCAGTTGATGTACGAGCTGCGTGACATCGGCTTCTCCACCTGCGTCGGCATCGGCGGCGACCCGGTGATCGGCACCACCCACATCGACGCGCTCGAAGCCTTCGAGGCCGACCCCGACACCGAACTCGTCGTGCTGATCGGCGAGATCGGCGGCGACGCAGAGGAGCGGGCCGCGGACTACGTCAGGGCCCACGTGACCAAGCCCGTCGTCGGCTACGTCGCCGGCTTCACCGCCCCCGAGGGCAAGACGATGGGCCACGCCGGCGCCATCGTCTCCGGCTCCTCCGGCACGGCCCAGGCCAAGAAGGAGGCGCTGGAGGCCGCCGGCGTACGGGTCGGCACCACCCCGTCGGAGACGGCGCGGCTGGCCCGCGAGGTGCTGGGATGA
- a CDS encoding molybdopterin molybdotransferase MoeA: protein MTTLGTTPPAPTARPAALSWPGARAAAAAAAGPLDVHDTPLRRAHGQALAEPLTARAPLPAFDTAAMDGYAVAGPGPWAVAGRVLAGQEPPVARLAAGRALEVATGARVPEAAEAVLPYEDALRTGASVAGAVRPGRHVRRRGEECPAGAEVLPPGAVLTPAALGLAASLGYDRVAVHRRPRVALLVTGDELVRRGTPPAGRVRDAIGPLLPGVVAWAGGAPQPVTYLPDGRPPLAAALTRAAGGADAVAVCGASSRGPADHLRPALADLGADMLVDGVACRPGHPQLLARLPGGGPPVVGLPGNPYAAFAACLTLLVPLLERLAGRTPPPPWRARLGPAATGYAPAPHPRDTRLVPVTLDGTRAVPVGHDRPGLLWGAAAADAVAVLPPGGADDVELLRLPR from the coding sequence ATGACGACGCTCGGAACCACTCCCCCAGCCCCCACCGCACGCCCCGCCGCGCTGAGCTGGCCCGGGGCGCGCGCCGCCGCCGCAGCCGCGGCCGGCCCGCTCGACGTCCACGACACCCCGCTGCGCCGCGCCCACGGGCAGGCGCTCGCCGAGCCGTTGACGGCCCGCGCGCCGCTGCCGGCGTTCGACACCGCCGCGATGGATGGCTACGCCGTCGCCGGGCCGGGGCCGTGGGCCGTCGCCGGGCGGGTGCTGGCCGGGCAGGAGCCGCCCGTGGCGCGGCTCGCGGCCGGGCGGGCGCTGGAGGTCGCCACCGGCGCCCGGGTGCCCGAAGCCGCCGAGGCGGTGCTGCCGTACGAAGACGCCCTGCGCACCGGCGCGTCGGTGGCCGGCGCCGTGCGGCCCGGCCGGCACGTCCGGCGGCGCGGCGAGGAGTGCCCGGCCGGCGCCGAGGTGCTCCCGCCCGGCGCCGTCCTGACCCCGGCGGCGCTGGGGCTCGCGGCGAGCCTCGGGTACGACCGGGTCGCCGTGCACCGCCGCCCCCGCGTCGCGCTCCTCGTCACCGGCGACGAGCTGGTGCGCCGCGGCACCCCGCCGGCCGGCCGGGTCCGCGACGCGATCGGCCCGCTGCTGCCCGGCGTCGTGGCCTGGGCAGGCGGCGCGCCGCAGCCCGTGACCTATCTGCCCGACGGCCGCCCCCCGCTGGCCGCCGCGCTGACCCGGGCGGCGGGCGGGGCCGACGCCGTCGCGGTGTGCGGCGCCTCGTCCCGCGGGCCGGCCGACCATCTGCGCCCGGCGCTGGCCGACCTGGGCGCCGACATGCTCGTCGACGGGGTCGCCTGCCGGCCGGGGCATCCGCAACTGCTGGCCCGGCTGCCCGGCGGCGGGCCGCCGGTCGTCGGCCTGCCGGGGAACCCGTACGCCGCCTTCGCGGCATGTCTGACGCTTCTCGTACCGCTCCTGGAACGGCTGGCGGGCCGCACTCCCCCGCCGCCCTGGCGCGCCCGGCTCGGCCCGGCCGCCACCGGCTACGCCCCTGCCCCGCACCCGCGCGACACCCGGCTCGTGCCGGTGACGCTCGACGGCACCCGCGCCGTCCCGGTCGGCCACGACCGCCCCGGGCTGCTCTGGGGCGCCGCGGCGGCGGACGCCGTGGCGGTGCTGCCGCCGGGCGGTGCCGACGACGTGGAGTTGCTTCGGCTGCCCCGCTGA
- a CDS encoding GntR family transcriptional regulator, producing the protein MLSQGLPQGAMPRLERPGPLRERVYEALLELIITRTLPPGQHLVETELAGHLGVSRQPVREALQRLNTEGWVDLRPAQGAFVHEPTEAEADQLLVVRALLETEAARLAAANASGQGIVRLEELCETGERAVAADDLEAVVAANLAFHAYVMELAGNAVLAELAAQVGRRVRWYYTPVARQRGAQSWIEHRELIAAVHDRDEARAQEVMRAHTEHTRRSYHQRQRDIQHR; encoded by the coding sequence ATGCTGTCCCAGGGACTGCCCCAGGGGGCGATGCCCCGGCTGGAACGGCCGGGCCCGCTGCGTGAGCGGGTGTACGAGGCCCTGCTGGAACTGATCATCACGCGCACCCTCCCGCCGGGGCAGCACCTGGTCGAGACCGAGCTGGCCGGCCACCTCGGCGTCTCCCGCCAGCCTGTGCGCGAGGCGCTGCAGCGGCTCAACACCGAGGGCTGGGTCGATCTGCGCCCCGCCCAGGGCGCGTTCGTGCACGAGCCGACCGAGGCCGAGGCCGACCAGCTCCTCGTGGTGCGCGCGCTGCTGGAGACCGAGGCCGCCCGCCTCGCCGCCGCCAACGCCTCCGGCCAGGGCATCGTCCGGCTGGAGGAGCTGTGCGAGACCGGCGAGCGGGCCGTCGCGGCCGACGACCTCGAAGCCGTCGTCGCCGCGAACCTCGCCTTCCACGCCTACGTCATGGAGCTGGCCGGCAATGCCGTGCTGGCCGAACTCGCCGCCCAGGTCGGACGCCGGGTCCGCTGGTACTACACCCCGGTCGCCCGGCAGCGCGGCGCCCAGTCCTGGATCGAGCACCGCGAGCTGATCGCCGCCGTGCACGACCGCGACGAGGCCCGCGCCCAGGAGGTCATGCGCGCGCACACCGAGCACACCCGCCGCTCGTACCACCAGCGCCAGCGCGACATCCAGCACCGCTGA
- a CDS encoding acetate--CoA ligase family protein has product MDGAKDTAAVRELLADVRAEGRTALTAPEAKRIADAYGIAVPGEGLAGDVEEAVALADGFDGPVVLKIVSPDIVHKTDAGGVETGLADASAVRAAFRRIVANARAYDPDARIDGVQVQQQLPPGREVIVGAVTDPTFGKVVAFGLGGVLVEVLGDVTFRLAPVTADEAAGMLDSIRAAEVLRGVRGEPGVDRGAVADQIRRVSELAADFPEIAEVDLNPVIATPDGALAADVRILLGEKEPETRPQFGREEILAAMNRLMKPRSVAVIGASNETGKIGNSVMRNLVDGGFSGDIHPVNPKADDILGRKAYKSIADVPGEVDVAVFAIPAKFVPAALEETGRKGVPNAVLIPSGFAETGEHELQRRITDIAAEHGVRVLGPNIYGYYSTWQDLCATFCTPYDVKGGVALTSQSGGIGMAILGFARTTKTGVSAIVGLGNKSDVDEDDLLTYFGEDDNTTCIAMHLEDLKDGRAFVEAARATVPKKPVVVLKAGRTSAGAKAAGSHTGALAGDDAVYDDVLRQAGVIRAPGLNDMLEYARALPVLPTPKGDDIVVITGAGGSGVLLSDAVVDNGLRLMEIPADLDEAFMRFIPPFGAAGNPIDITGGEPPATYEATIRLGLTDPRIHALVLGYWHTIVTPPMVFAELAARVVAEERARGNVKPVVASLAGDTEVEEASAYLFERGVVAYPYTTEKPVAVLGAKYRWARAAGLLA; this is encoded by the coding sequence ATGGACGGCGCCAAGGACACCGCGGCGGTCCGCGAACTGCTCGCGGACGTACGCGCCGAGGGCCGCACCGCGCTCACCGCCCCCGAGGCGAAGCGGATCGCGGACGCGTACGGCATCGCCGTGCCCGGCGAGGGGCTGGCCGGGGACGTGGAGGAGGCGGTGGCGCTGGCCGACGGCTTCGACGGGCCGGTCGTGCTGAAGATCGTCTCGCCGGACATCGTGCACAAGACCGACGCCGGGGGAGTGGAGACCGGCCTCGCCGACGCCTCCGCCGTACGCGCGGCGTTCCGGCGGATCGTCGCCAACGCCCGCGCGTACGACCCGGACGCCCGGATCGACGGCGTGCAGGTCCAGCAGCAGTTGCCGCCGGGCCGGGAGGTCATCGTCGGGGCCGTCACCGACCCCACGTTCGGCAAGGTCGTCGCGTTCGGTCTCGGCGGGGTGCTGGTCGAGGTGCTGGGGGACGTCACCTTCCGGCTCGCGCCGGTGACCGCCGACGAGGCCGCCGGCATGCTCGACTCCATCCGCGCCGCGGAGGTGCTGCGCGGGGTGCGCGGCGAGCCGGGCGTCGACCGGGGGGCGGTGGCCGACCAGATCCGCCGGGTCTCCGAGCTCGCCGCGGACTTCCCCGAGATCGCCGAGGTCGACCTCAACCCCGTGATCGCCACCCCCGACGGCGCGCTCGCCGCCGACGTGCGGATCCTGCTGGGCGAGAAGGAGCCGGAGACGCGCCCGCAGTTCGGCCGCGAGGAGATCCTCGCGGCGATGAACCGGCTGATGAAGCCGCGTTCCGTGGCCGTCATCGGGGCCTCGAACGAGACCGGCAAGATCGGCAACTCGGTGATGCGCAACCTCGTCGACGGCGGCTTCTCCGGCGACATCCACCCCGTCAACCCGAAGGCCGACGACATCCTGGGGCGCAAGGCGTACAAGAGCATCGCCGACGTGCCCGGCGAGGTGGACGTCGCCGTCTTCGCCATCCCCGCGAAGTTCGTCCCCGCGGCCCTGGAGGAGACCGGCCGCAAGGGCGTCCCCAACGCCGTGCTCATCCCCTCGGGCTTCGCCGAGACCGGCGAGCACGAACTCCAGCGGCGGATCACGGACATCGCCGCCGAGCACGGCGTCCGCGTCCTCGGCCCCAACATCTACGGCTACTACTCCACCTGGCAGGACCTCTGCGCCACCTTCTGCACGCCGTACGACGTGAAGGGCGGCGTGGCGCTGACCTCCCAGTCCGGCGGCATCGGCATGGCCATCCTCGGCTTCGCCCGGACCACGAAGACCGGCGTCTCCGCGATCGTCGGCCTCGGCAACAAGTCCGACGTGGACGAGGACGACCTCCTCACCTACTTCGGCGAGGACGACAACACCACCTGCATCGCGATGCACCTGGAGGACCTGAAGGACGGCCGCGCCTTCGTCGAGGCCGCCCGCGCCACCGTGCCGAAGAAGCCCGTCGTCGTCCTCAAGGCCGGCCGCACCAGCGCCGGCGCCAAGGCCGCCGGCTCCCACACCGGGGCGCTGGCCGGCGACGACGCGGTCTACGACGACGTGCTCCGCCAGGCCGGCGTGATCCGCGCGCCGGGGCTGAACGACATGCTGGAGTACGCCCGCGCCCTGCCCGTGCTGCCCACGCCGAAGGGCGACGACATCGTCGTCATCACCGGCGCCGGCGGCTCCGGGGTGCTGCTCTCCGACGCCGTGGTCGACAACGGGCTGCGGCTGATGGAGATCCCGGCCGACCTGGACGAGGCGTTCATGCGGTTCATCCCGCCGTTCGGCGCGGCGGGCAACCCGATCGACATCACCGGCGGCGAGCCGCCGGCCACGTACGAGGCGACGATCCGGCTGGGCCTGACCGACCCGCGCATCCACGCGCTGGTCCTCGGCTACTGGCACACGATCGTCACCCCGCCCATGGTCTTCGCCGAACTCGCCGCCCGCGTGGTGGCCGAGGAGCGGGCCAGGGGCAACGTCAAGCCTGTCGTGGCGTCCCTCGCGGGCGACACGGAGGTCGAGGAGGCGAGCGCGTACCTCTTCGAGCGCGGTGTCGTCGCCTACCCGTACACGACCGAGAAGCCGGTCGCCGTACTGGGGGCGAAGTACCGCTGGGCGAGAGCGGCGGGGCTGCTCGCCTGA
- a CDS encoding OFA family MFS transporter, with amino-acid sequence MTTTEDRSVLPYREVTDRNGRTYRIGESDVDIMGRKRKWMVILPWIGMMGISSAEYAFASAEDTLHTAHNWASGHIFWMMTVWVFFQAAVAFPAGKLRETGRLPARFAMMLGATGTLLGYVSLAYAPHVVVAYIGFSMFSGMGAGMVYATCVNMVGKWYPERKGGKTGFVNGGFAYGSVPFVFLFTGYMDLTNFRWVLVSVGLLLALMVGTAGFFFKDPPKNWWPEAVDPLNPPEDPRAARSLKMNPPAVKQYTPREAFATGRVTLMWFCLACTSGVNIFGIAFQVDIGEDAGFAGGIVATAMSLKAIVNGTGRGVIGWLSDLYGRKRCLIVVCAVLGLSQYGILWSAEMKNLPLFLIFSSISGFGGGAIFPMFAALTADYFGENNNASNYGMVYSAKLVSGLGAGMGSVVVGAWGHSGAFILAGSISLFAGCMALFLTPPGRSRLKDIEPNPRPISRETD; translated from the coding sequence ATGACGACAACCGAAGACCGGTCGGTCCTCCCCTACCGGGAGGTGACCGACAGAAACGGCAGGACCTATCGGATAGGCGAGTCCGACGTCGACATCATGGGCCGCAAGCGGAAATGGATGGTGATCCTTCCGTGGATCGGCATGATGGGGATCAGCTCGGCGGAGTACGCGTTCGCCTCCGCCGAGGACACGCTGCACACCGCGCACAACTGGGCGAGCGGCCACATCTTCTGGATGATGACCGTGTGGGTGTTCTTCCAGGCCGCGGTCGCGTTCCCGGCCGGGAAGCTGCGCGAGACGGGCAGACTGCCGGCCCGCTTCGCGATGATGCTGGGTGCGACCGGCACCCTGCTGGGCTACGTGTCGCTGGCGTACGCGCCGCACGTCGTCGTGGCGTACATCGGCTTCAGCATGTTCAGCGGCATGGGCGCCGGCATGGTCTACGCGACCTGCGTCAACATGGTCGGCAAGTGGTACCCGGAGCGTAAGGGCGGCAAGACCGGCTTCGTCAACGGCGGTTTCGCCTACGGCTCCGTGCCCTTCGTGTTCCTCTTCACCGGCTACATGGACCTGACCAACTTCCGCTGGGTGCTGGTCTCGGTCGGGCTCCTCCTGGCGCTGATGGTGGGTACGGCCGGGTTCTTCTTCAAGGACCCGCCGAAGAACTGGTGGCCGGAGGCGGTCGACCCGCTCAACCCGCCGGAGGACCCGCGGGCGGCCCGCTCGCTGAAGATGAACCCGCCCGCGGTCAAGCAGTACACCCCGCGGGAGGCGTTTGCGACGGGCCGCGTGACGCTGATGTGGTTCTGCCTGGCGTGTACGTCCGGCGTGAACATCTTCGGCATCGCCTTCCAGGTGGACATCGGCGAGGACGCCGGCTTCGCCGGCGGGATCGTGGCCACCGCCATGTCGCTCAAGGCCATCGTCAACGGCACCGGCCGCGGCGTCATCGGCTGGCTGTCCGACCTCTACGGGCGCAAGCGCTGCCTGATCGTGGTGTGCGCCGTGCTCGGCCTGTCCCAGTACGGCATCCTCTGGTCGGCCGAGATGAAGAACCTGCCGCTGTTCCTGATCTTCTCCTCGATCTCCGGCTTCGGCGGCGGTGCGATCTTCCCGATGTTCGCGGCGCTGACCGCGGACTACTTCGGCGAGAACAACAACGCCTCCAACTACGGCATGGTCTACAGCGCCAAGCTCGTCTCCGGTCTGGGCGCGGGCATGGGCTCCGTGGTCGTCGGCGCCTGGGGGCACTCCGGCGCCTTCATCCTGGCGGGCTCCATCTCGCTCTTCGCCGGCTGTATGGCGCTGTTCCTGACCCCGCCGGGCCGGTCGCGGCTGAAGGACATCGAGCCGAACCCGCGGCCGATCAGCAGAGAGACGGACTAG